In the Bacillus sp. FJAT-42376 genome, GGAAGAATCCGCGGTTAAATCCCCGTTCGATTTGTGCCGCATTGATTGGGCCGATGGGTGCTGCAAGAGAAATCCCGAGCAGGATATGACTAATAAAAGTATTCATTCGTCCTCTCCTTGTATGTTTTCTCTATATGTATTCCGGGGCTGTCCAAATATCCCAAAAATGAAGAAAAGCTATAACCATTCCGGTTATAGCGGACTTTGATCTTCAAGTGATTCCAGTGTTTCGTGCAGATGGATGGCCTGTTCCGCTGCAAGGTCGAGGTGATGCCGCTCTTCCGGATCAAGCTCCGCGTTTTGATGTTTCTCGATTTGCTCCTTAGCGAGCTGCAGCTTTTGAAGCGCATGCTGAAATTCCTGTGATCCCGGGTTTCCCTGGGCGTCCGTGACTGCTTTTTCCGCATGGTGAAGGGCATGCAAGGCATCTTCGATCATCGTCATTCCTCCTTTTTCCTCTAGCTTTCACCTGTGGGAAACCAACTATTCCGTTCCGCTGTTTACGTGGAAAATTTTTCGGCTATATAATACGAAACAGCGTAACAGGGGGGAAGTTCATGGGGGACAGCAGGGAGTATGTAAATTGGAAGTGGCTTTCTCTGGATTCATTTGACGACGAGCTTTTAGGGACACTTGACTATGCGGATCAATGGAAAAGCCTCATCCAGTACGGCCATGAAAATCAAATGCACGTACAGGCACTGAAGCTGGATGGGGAAGTTGTGTACGGTTCTCTCGTCTACAGTGATGAGGGCGAGGATGTTCAAAAAATACTCCGCTATTACATAAACAAACATCAGTTAGTAACGATTGGACTGGATACCCGGTCGCTGAAGCGGGTGAATGAACGGGACCTGCAACAGAAGCTTCAGGAATCAGAGCAGGCGCCGGAAGGTTTTTTCGTGCTTTTGCACGGATTGGCGAAGCATTACCTGGACGGGATTGATGAGTTTGAACAAAAGATGGAGAAGGTCCTGAAGGAAGTGCAGCGCAACAATAAATCGAATATCCTCAACAAAATCTATGATCTGCGGCATTCTCTCCTGTTCTGGAAAAGTCTGCTCCTGAAGGTCGTGGAAGTGAAAAAAGGAATCGAGGAAGCGTTCT is a window encoding:
- a CDS encoding magnesium transporter CorA family protein, whose amino-acid sequence is MGDSREYVNWKWLSLDSFDDELLGTLDYADQWKSLIQYGHENQMHVQALKLDGEVVYGSLVYSDEGEDVQKILRYYINKHQLVTIGLDTRSLKRVNERDLQQKLQESEQAPEGFFVLLHGLAKHYLDGIDEFEQKMEKVLKEVQRNNKSNILNKIYDLRHSLLFWKSLLLKVVEVKKGIEEAFLGETDSWTEYKRIDKQLERAMSLLKEYQEEIDTIIRLEEVISTNNGNEIMKSLTIITILFTPLTAWSALWGMNFEKMPELKWELGYPLAILIIVATTIFIYWYMNSKGYMKDLLKRRKE